A region of Fusarium keratoplasticum isolate Fu6.1 chromosome 6, whole genome shotgun sequence DNA encodes the following proteins:
- a CDS encoding Metallophos domain-containing protein encodes METLSRVSEYLFGPSIPTREPCGRTVQIMSDLHLELNRQYSTFDFPVKAPLLVLGGDIGRLVDYDMFLPFLARQTARFEKVFLVLGNHEFYEMSYEDGVEKAKELEKEEVLEGKLVILDRKRWDDPDSKLTIVGATLWSNIHPSAAEIITLRVSDYKLISGWSVAKHNECHAKDLEYLTTTVAELNELPPESQRNVLVVTHHAPCVRGASRPEHVKVPYKTAFSTDVLQAREFMRGVAMWMFGHTHFTTEFQRGGIKVVANQRGYVLGYKGPTLEDTRGFDDGRVVEL; translated from the coding sequence ATGGAGACTCTGAGTCGTGTTTCCGAGTATCTCTTCGGCCCTTCAATCCCAACCCGGGAACCATGTGGCCGAACAGTGCAGATCATGTCAGATCTACATCTCGAGCTAAACCGGCAATACTCGACATTTGACTTCCCAGTCAAGGCGCCCCTGCtcgtccttggtggtgacATTGGTCGTCTGGTCGACTACGACATGtttctcccctttctcgCACGCCAAACTGCACGCTTTGAAAAGGTctttcttgtcctcgggAACCACGAGTTTTATGAGATGAGTTATGAGGATGGTGtggaaaaggcaaaggagttggagaaggaggaggttcttgagggcAAACTTGTGATCTTGGATAGGAAGCGATGGGACGACCCTGATTCAAAGCTGACTATTGTCGGCGCAACGCTCTGGTCAAACATCCATCCCTCAGCAGCGGAAATCATCACACTCCGGGTTTCAGACTACAAGCTCATTTCTGGCTGGTCGGTCGCCAAGCACAACGAGTGCCACGCCAAGGACCTCGAGTACCTCACAACCACCGTCGCCGAACTCAACGAGCTCCCTCCAGAGTCCCAGCGCAACGTTCTTGTAGTGACGCATCACGCGCCCTGCGTACGAGGTGCATCACGGCCGGAGCACGTCAAAGTTCCATATAAAACAGCCTTCTCGACAGACGTGCTTCAGGCTAGGGAGTTTATGCGCGGGGTGGCGATGTGGATGTTTGGACACACACACTTTACAACCGAGTTTCAGAGGGGAGGCATCAAGGTAGTTGCGAACCAGAGGGGGTATGTTCTGGGCTATAAGGGCCCGACGTTGGAGGACACAAGGGGattt